From Herbiconiux flava, one genomic window encodes:
- a CDS encoding SDR family oxidoreductase, translating into MTDFTGRTILVTGASGGIGGAVVRHLVAANATVLAAGRNLEHLEALAAETGATPLPFDLTSEDSVREAIEGKDIWGVVNSGGWGGEIATPQDTDIDVFDKVISINARGSLLVTKYASREMIRLGDGGAIVNISSQAGLVALTGHISYGSSKAALDNITRVSALELGKYGIRVNSVNPTVVMTPMSAWYWGRPDIEGPFLEAMPLGKWATEDDIAAPVVFLLSDAAGMISGVSLPIDGGYTAR; encoded by the coding sequence ATGACAGACTTCACCGGCCGCACCATCCTCGTCACCGGCGCCAGCGGCGGCATCGGCGGCGCCGTCGTGCGCCACCTCGTCGCCGCGAACGCGACCGTTCTCGCCGCCGGCCGCAACCTCGAGCACCTCGAGGCCCTCGCCGCCGAGACCGGCGCCACCCCGCTCCCCTTCGACCTCACCTCGGAGGACAGCGTCCGCGAGGCCATCGAGGGCAAGGACATCTGGGGCGTCGTCAACTCCGGCGGCTGGGGCGGCGAGATCGCCACGCCTCAAGACACCGACATCGACGTCTTCGACAAGGTGATCAGCATCAACGCCCGCGGCTCGCTGCTCGTCACCAAGTACGCCTCCCGCGAGATGATCCGCCTGGGCGACGGTGGCGCGATCGTCAACATCTCGAGCCAGGCGGGCCTCGTCGCCCTCACGGGCCACATCTCCTACGGCTCCTCGAAGGCGGCCCTCGACAACATCACCCGCGTCTCCGCGCTGGAGCTCGGCAAGTACGGCATCCGCGTCAACAGCGTCAACCCCACCGTCGTCATGACGCCCATGTCGGCCTGGTACTGGGGCCGCCCCGACATCGAGGGGCCCTTCCTCGAGGCCATGCCCCTCGGCAAGTGGGCCACCGAGGACGACATCGCGGCCCCCGTCGTCTTCCTCCTCTCCGACGCGGCGGGCATGATCTCGGGCGTCTCCCTCCCCATCGACGGCGGCTAC
- a CDS encoding nucleoside/nucleotide kinase family protein, with protein sequence MSEDTAPPAEARPVGLDELLARCRALIASGSRSILGIVGTPGAGKSTLCAALIAALDGDAVLVGQDGFHFANQELERLGRRDRKGAPDTFDVDGYVALLGRLARADAPVVYAPVFDRALEESIGSAVPVPAGVPLVITEGNYLLGDGHGWERVREHLDESWFLEVAPDVRHDRLVRRRVSYGHSPGDSADWVRDVDEANARIVDGSRGNADLLLHLTTVL encoded by the coding sequence GTGAGCGAGGACACCGCACCGCCGGCCGAGGCGCGCCCCGTCGGGCTCGACGAGCTGCTGGCGCGGTGCCGGGCGCTGATCGCGAGTGGTTCGCGGAGCATCCTCGGCATCGTCGGCACACCCGGAGCCGGCAAGTCGACGCTCTGCGCCGCCCTGATCGCCGCGCTCGACGGCGACGCGGTGCTGGTGGGCCAGGACGGCTTCCACTTCGCCAACCAGGAGCTCGAGCGCCTCGGCCGGCGCGACCGCAAGGGCGCCCCCGACACCTTCGACGTCGACGGCTACGTCGCCCTGCTCGGCCGGCTCGCCCGGGCCGACGCCCCCGTGGTCTACGCGCCCGTCTTCGATCGCGCCCTCGAGGAGTCCATCGGCAGCGCGGTGCCCGTGCCCGCCGGGGTGCCGCTCGTGATCACCGAGGGCAACTACCTCCTCGGCGACGGCCACGGCTGGGAGCGCGTGCGCGAGCACCTCGACGAGTCGTGGTTCCTCGAGGTGGCTCCGGATGTTCGGCACGACCGTCTCGTGCGGCGACGCGTCTCGTACGGGCACTCGCCCGGCGACTCCGCCGACTGGGTGCGCGACGTCGACGAGGCGAACGCGCGGATCGTCGACGGATCGCGCGGCAACGCCGACCTGCTGCTGCACCTGACGACGGTGCTGTGA
- a CDS encoding mannitol dehydrogenase family protein: MTTLSAQTLGSLDPRVAVPSYDRAAVRPGIVHFGVGAFHRSHEAMFVDRLLAAGAGEWGIVGVGTLASDAAMRDALSAQDELYTLVTTAPDGVVEARVVGSIIRYLLAPEQPDAVLAALRDPATRIVSLTITEGGYGINDATGEFEPRDAATLADLDGLAGGAAPQSALGFVVAGLRERRDAGAVPFTVMSCDNIQGNGHVARAAVLAFAERVEPSLAEWIASAVGFPNSMVDRITPVTTDASRQRVADEFGIEDRWPVLSESFVQWVLEDSFTAGRPAFEEVGVQVVSDVEPYELMKLRLLNASHQAMSYLGLLSGAEYVHEVCRDQLFADFLLGYMHDEARPTLAPVPGVDLDEYSAELMRRFGSEAIKDTLMRQIVDGSDRIPKFLLPVVRAQLASGGEIDRSVLVLAAWSRFLEGVADDGSALSPVDKRLDELRVAVAGEADAPGSFLDYAPVFGDLGSNARLRTAFVEARALLAARGARGALEALAAH; this comes from the coding sequence ATGACCACCCTGAGCGCCCAGACCCTCGGCAGCCTCGACCCGCGGGTCGCCGTGCCCTCGTACGATCGGGCCGCCGTGCGGCCCGGGATCGTGCACTTCGGCGTGGGGGCGTTCCACCGCTCGCACGAGGCGATGTTCGTCGACCGGCTGCTCGCGGCCGGCGCCGGGGAGTGGGGCATCGTCGGGGTGGGCACGCTGGCGTCCGACGCGGCGATGCGTGACGCGCTCTCGGCCCAGGACGAGCTGTACACGCTGGTCACCACCGCGCCCGACGGGGTGGTGGAGGCGCGGGTGGTCGGGTCGATCATCCGTTACCTGCTGGCACCCGAGCAGCCGGATGCAGTGCTCGCCGCCCTGCGCGACCCCGCGACCCGCATCGTCTCGCTGACGATCACCGAGGGCGGGTACGGCATCAACGACGCCACGGGTGAGTTCGAGCCGCGGGATGCCGCCACGCTCGCCGATCTCGACGGGCTCGCGGGCGGGGCCGCGCCGCAGAGCGCCCTCGGGTTCGTCGTGGCCGGGCTGCGCGAGCGGCGGGATGCCGGGGCGGTGCCGTTCACGGTGATGTCGTGCGACAACATCCAGGGCAACGGGCACGTGGCCCGCGCCGCCGTGCTCGCGTTCGCCGAGCGGGTCGAGCCCTCCCTCGCCGAGTGGATCGCGTCGGCGGTCGGCTTCCCGAACTCGATGGTCGACCGGATCACGCCGGTCACGACCGACGCCTCCCGGCAGCGGGTCGCCGACGAGTTCGGCATCGAGGACCGCTGGCCGGTGCTCTCGGAGTCGTTCGTGCAGTGGGTGCTCGAGGACTCCTTCACCGCGGGGCGCCCGGCGTTCGAGGAGGTCGGGGTGCAGGTCGTCTCCGACGTCGAGCCGTACGAGCTGATGAAGCTGCGGCTGCTGAACGCCTCGCACCAGGCGATGAGCTACCTCGGGCTGCTCTCGGGTGCCGAGTACGTGCACGAGGTCTGCCGGGATCAGCTGTTCGCGGACTTCCTGCTGGGCTACATGCACGACGAGGCGCGGCCGACGCTCGCGCCGGTGCCCGGGGTCGACCTCGACGAGTACAGCGCCGAGCTGATGCGCCGCTTCGGCAGCGAGGCGATCAAGGACACGTTGATGCGGCAGATCGTCGACGGCTCCGACCGCATCCCGAAGTTCCTGCTTCCGGTGGTGCGCGCGCAGCTCGCGTCGGGCGGCGAGATCGACCGGTCGGTGCTGGTGCTCGCGGCGTGGAGCCGCTTCCTCGAGGGCGTGGCCGACGACGGCAGCGCGCTGTCGCCCGTGGACAAGCGGCTCGACGAGCTGCGGGTCGCGGTGGCGGGCGAGGCGGATGCTCCCGGGAGCTTCCTCGACTACGCCCCCGTCTTCGGCGACCTCGGCTCGAACGCCCGCCTGCGCACGGCCTTCGTGGAGGCGCGGGCGCTGCTCGCGGCCCGCGGTGCGCGCGGCGCCCTGGAGGCGCTCGCCGCGCACTGA